The following are from one region of the Vulpes vulpes isolate BD-2025 chromosome 14, VulVul3, whole genome shotgun sequence genome:
- the SLC32A1 gene encoding vesicular inhibitory amino acid transporter: MATLLRSKLSNVATTVSNKSQAKVSGMFARMGFQAATDEEAVGFAHCDDLDFEHRQGLQMDILKTEGEPCGDEGAEPPVEGDIHYQRGGGAPLPPSGSKDQAMGAGGEFGGHDKPKITAWEAGWNVTNAIQGMFVLGLPYAILHGGYLGLFLIIFAAVVCCYTGKILIACLYEENEDGEVVRVRDSYVAIANACCAPRFPTLGGRVVNVAQIIELVMTCILYVVVSGNLMYNSFPGLPVSQKSWSIIATAVLLPCAFLKNLKAVSKFSLLCTLAHFVINILVIAYCLSRARDWAWEKVKFYIDVKKFPISIGIIVFSYTSQIFLPSLEGNMQQPSEFHCMMNWTHIAACVLKGLFALVAYLTWADETKEVITDNLPGSIRAVVNIFLVAKALLSYPLPFFAAVEVLEKSLFQEGSRAFFPACYGGDGRLKSWGLTLRCALVVFTLLMAIYVPHFALLMGLTGSLTGAGLCFLLPSLFHLRLLWRKLLWHQVFFDVAIFVIGGICSVSGFVHSLEGLIEAYRTNAED; encoded by the exons ATGGCCACCCTTCTCCGCAGCAAGCTGTCCAATGTGGCCACAACTGTGTCCAACAAGTCCCAGGCCAAGGTGAGCGGCATGTTCGCCAGGATGGGTTTCCAGGCGGCCACCGACGAGGAAGCGGTGGGTTTCGCTCACTGCGACGACCTCGACTTTGAGCACCGTCAGGGCCTGCAGATGGACATCCTAAAAACCGAGGGTGAGCCCTGCGGCGACGAGGGCGCCGAACCGCCCGTCGAGGGAGACATCCACTACcagcgcggcgggggcgcgcccCTGCCGCCCTCGGGCTCCAAAGACCAGGCTATGGGGGCTGGTGGCGAATTTGGGGGCCACGACAAACCCAAGATCACGGCGTGGGAGGCGGGCTGGAACGTGACCAACGCTATCCAG GGCATGTTCGTGCTGGGCCTGCCCTACGCCATCCTGCACGGCGGCTACCTGGGGTTGTTCCTCATCATCTTCGCCGCCGTGGTGTGCTGCTACACCGGCAAGATCCTCATCGCATGCTTGTACGAGGAGAACGAGGACGGCGAGGTGGTGCGGGTGCGGGACTCCTACGTAGCCATAGCCAACGCGTGCTGCGCCCCGCGCTTCCCCACGCTGGGAGGCCGCGTGGTGAACGTAGCGCAGATCATCGAGCTGGTGATGACTTGCATCCTGTACGTGGTTGTCAGCGGCAACCTCATGTACAACAGCTTCCCGGGGCTGCCCGTGTCGCAGAAGTCCTGGTCCATCATCGCCACCGCCGTGCTGCTGCCCTGCGCCTTCCTTAAGAACCTCAAGGCGGTGTCCAAGTTTAGCCTGCTGTGCACTTTGGCCCACTTCGTCATCAACATCCTGGTCATCGCCTACTGCCTCTCGCGGGCACGCGACTGGGCCTGGGAGAAGGTCAAGTTCTACATCGACGTCAAGAAGTTCCCCATCTCCATAGGCATCATCGTGTTCAGCTACACGTCGCAGATCTTCCTGCCTTCGCTGGAGGGCAACATGCAGCAGCCCAGCGAGTTCCACTGCATGATGAACTGGACGCACATCGCCGCCTGCGTGCTCAAAGGCCTCTTCGCGCTGGTCGCCTACCTCACCTGGGCCGACGAGACCAAGGAGGTCATCACGGATAACCTGCCCGGTTCCATCCGTGCCGTGGTCAACATCTTCCTGGTGGCCAAAGCGCTGTTGTCCTACCCGCTGCCCTTCTTCGCCGCGGTGGAGGTGCTGGAGAAGTCGCTCTTCCAGGAAGGCAGCCGCGCCTTCTTCCCCGCTTGCTACGGCGGCGACGGGCGCCTCAAGTCGTGGGGGCTGACGCTGCGCTGCGCGCTCGTGGTCTTCACGCTGCTCATGGCCATCTACGTGCCGCACTTCGCGCTGCTCATGGGCCTCACCGGCAGTCTCACGGGCGCCGGCCTCTGCTTCCTGCTGCCCAGCCTCTTCCACCTGCGCCTGCTCTGGCGCAAGCTGCTGTGGCACCAAGTCTTCTTCGATGTCGCCATCTTCGTCATCGGTGGCATCTGCAGTGTGTCCGGCTTCGTGCACTCGCTGGAGGGCCTCATCGAGGCCTACCGAACCAACGCGGAGGACTAG